From the Haemophilus parainfluenzae genome, the window TTTAGATTTATTGGCACATGCTTATGGTGCCGTAGACAATTGGGAGCGTTCAGGCTTTTATGGCAGTTTAGCTCTTGAGTTGAAAGATAAAGCTATTCCCGTTCCGACACAGGAAATGCTCCCAGCTCCTGCACCTAAAAATGGTAAACGAATTATTGCATTTTCTTTATTTGGTAATAACTCTAAATATATTGAACCGGCTGTATTAAATACACAGGTTTCTCCGATGTTATTCCCTGGTTGGGTATGCCGTTTTTATGTAGATGATTCAGTTTCTACTGGAGCAATTCAGCGATTAAAAAATAATGGTGCAGAAGTGGTTTATGTTACTTCACCAGTGAATAAATGGCCTGGTGCAATGTGGCGTTTTCTCGCCATTAATGATCCTGAAGCTGAGTATGTGATCTTCCGTGATGCTGACTCCGTGGTTTCTCACCGAGAGAGTGAAGCCGTGGCTGAATGGATTGAAAATGGTCGCTCATTCCATACGATGCGTGATTCAGGTTCTCATACCGCACTTATTTTAGCGGGGATGTGGGGCGCTAAAGCTGGCGCTGTGCCTGATATGGAAGTAAGAATTCAACGTTTTGTTGATAAGGGTTACGACTCTCGTCATTTTGCCGATCAGGATTTCCTTGCTGAAGAGTTGTGGGGCTATATTCGCCAAGATGTATTCGCTCATGATAGAGTATTTAATTTCTGTGATGCAAAACCTTTCCCTGGAGAGTTTTATCCTAATTACCAAATTGCGCATTGCGAAGGAGCAAGCGTTTTTGATGCGAAAACCTCTTTTGAAGAAGGGTGCAAAGTCAGATGGACGTTATACTCAAAAATATCGCCTATGGTGAATGTTGATTATTCCTTTATTCGTGTGCCTGAATTTAAAGTTTGCAGCTATGAAACTACAGTAGAGAATGGTCGATTTGAAGCGTCAATACCAAGACGTTATGGATTCGCTTTTAAAGAAGGCTTAGCTAGAATAGATATTAAAAAAGCCTAAGTTATCTGTTTTAACTATCAAAATAAGGATTATTGATGTCAACTCAACCGCGTTTTGTACACCTTCGTACACACACCGATTTTTCAATGATTGATGGTATCGTAAAAGTGAAACCATTGGTCAAAGCGTGTGCAGCAAATAATATGGTCGCATTGGCATTAACCGATTTTACTAATTTTTGTGGCGTGGTGCGTTTTTATGGTGAAACCCTTTCTTCGGGGATTAAACCGATTATTGGTGCCGATGTTCATGTTAAAAGCGAGTTATGCGGTGAGGAATTATTTACGCTTACTTTACTTGCTAAGAACAATGAAGGCTATAAAAACATCACCTTATTGCTTTCAAAAGCCTATCAACGCGGCTATGTGGACTTGCCTTATATCGACCAGGAATGGTTGATTGAACACCGTGAGGGTGTAATTGTTTTATCGGGTGGCACACAAGGCGATATTGCAAAAAAACTCCTTAAAGAAAATAGCTCTGAGGCGGAAAGTGCGGTCAGTTTTTATCAAGAATTTTTTCCTGACCATTTCTACCTTTCTCTTTCCCGAACGGGTCGTCCTGATGAAGAACGTTATATTCAAGCTGCATTAAAACTTGCTGAAGCACATGATTTACCGCTTGTGGCGACCAATGATGTGGTTTTTCTTGAGCCTGATGATTTTGAGGCGCACGAAATTCGTGTCGCTATTCATGATGGCTATACCCTTGACGATCCGAAACGTCCAAAACGTTATACCGAGCAACAATATTTCCGCTCAGAAGAAGAGATGTGCGACTTATTTGCGGACATTCCTTCTGCACTTGAAAATACGGTATTAATAGCGCAACGCTGTAATGTGACTTTGCGTTTGGGGCAATATTTCCTCCCTCAATTTCCAACTGGCGAGCTGAGCACGGAAGATTATTTGGTGATGAAATCCAAAGAAGGCTTGGAAGAGCGTTTGGCATTTTTATTCCCCGATGAAAAAGTACGGGCAGAAAGACGACCGGAATATGATGAGCGTCTTCAAGTCGAACTCGATGTGATCAACCAAATGGGCTTTCCAGGTTACTTCTTAATCGTCATGGAGTTTATTCAGTGGTCAAAGGACAATGATATTCCGGTAGGGCCTGGGCGTGGTTCTGGTGCGGGTTCATTGGTCGCTTATGCACTAAAAATTACTGATTTGGACCCCCTTGAATTCGATCTTCTTTTTGAGCGTTTCCTCAATCCAGAGCGTGTTTCCATGCCCGATTTCGACGTGGATTTCTGTATGGATGGACGGGATCGTGTTATCGATCATGTGGCAGAAACCTATGGTCGTGGTGCGGTATCACAAATTATTACCTTCGGTACCATGGCAGCCAAAGCGGTAATTCGAGATGTGGGGCGTGTATTAGGCTATCCTTATGGCTTTGTGGATCGTATTTCGAAAATGATTCCACCTGACCCAGGCATGACTTTAGCCAAGGCTTTTGAGGCTGAACCACAGTTACAAGTGGCATATGATTCAGATGAAGAAGTCAAGGCCCTAATTGATATGGCGCGTAAGCTAGAGGGTGTCACGAGAAATGCGGGTAAACACGCAGGTGGTGTGGTGATTTCGCCTTCTTTGATTACAGACTTTGCACCACTTTATTGCGACAACGAGGGACTTCATCCTGTTACCCACTTCGATAAAAATGATGTGGAATATGCCGGTTTAGTGAAGTTTGACTTCTTAGGTTTGCGTACACTCACCATTATCAAATGGGCACTAGATATGATTAATGCCCGCCTTACTCGTGAAGGCAAACCGTTAGTCGATATTGCCGCTATTCCATTAGATGATCCTGAATCTTTTGAGTTGCTGAAGCGATCTGAAACGACTGCCGTATTCCAGTTGGAGTCGCGCGGGATGAAAGATTTGATTAAACGCCTGCAGCCAGACTGTTTTGAAGATATTATCGCGTTGGTGGCACTATTCCGACCAGGTCCATTACAATCGGGCATGGTGGATAACTTTATTGACCGTAAACATGGTCGTGAAGAAGTGTCTTATCCTGACGCAAACTATCAACATGAAAGCCTTAAACCGATTTTAGAGCCAACTTACGGTATTATTTTGTATCAAGAGCAAGTCATGCAAATTGCTCAGGTGTTAGCAGGTTATACTCTTGGTGGTGCGGACTTATTACGTCGTGCGATGGGTAAGAAAAAACCGGAAGAAATGGCGAAACAGCGCTCTGTGTTTAAAGAAGGTGCTGAGAAAAATGGTGTTGATGGCGAGCTTTCCATGAAGATTTTCGACTTAGTGGAAAAATTTGCCGGCTATGGTTTCAATAAATCGCACTCTGCTGCTTACGCATTGGTATCTTACCAAACCCTTTGGCTGAAAACCCATTTCCCTGCTGAGTTTATGGCCTCGGTAATGACCTCGGAAATGGATAATACGGATAAAATTGTTGGCTTGTACGATGAATGTTTACGTATGGGCTTAAAAGTTACCCCACCGGATATCAATGTAGGGAAACATCATTTTAGTGTGAATGAAAATGGTGAGATTGTTTACGGTATCGGCGCCATTAAAGGTGTGGGGGAAGGTCCGATTGATGCATTGATTACCGCTCGTAATGAAGGTGGCATTTTCAGAGATTTATTTGATTTATGTGCTCGCGTTGATTTGAAGAAAATTAATCGTCGTACCTTTGAAAGTCTGATTATGTCGGGTGCGTTTGATAAGTTAGGGCCACATCGTGCGGCGTTATCTAAGAATCTAGAAGATGCACTCAAGGCCTCTGATCAGCATGCAAAAGATGAGGCCATGGGGCAAACCGATATGTTCGGTGTGCTAACAGAAACACACGAAGAAGTGGAAAATGCTTACGCTCATACGCCACCTTACACAGAAAAACAAATTTTAGATGGTGAACGTGAAACCCTTGGTTTGTATTTAAGCAGCCATCCGGTAAGTCGTTATTTAAAAGAGCTTTCTCATTACAGTTCTACTCGATTAAAAGATCTTACTCCGAATCGCCGTGGGCAAATTAGCACAGCAGCTGGTTTGTTAGTCTCAACTCGTTTTGCAACAACGAAAAAAGGCAATCGGATTGGTATCGCAACCATTGATGACCGTTCTGGACGTTTGGATTTAACCCTATTTGGAGAAAGTTTAGACCAATTTGGTGAAAAACTGCAAAAAGATACGGTTGTGGTGGTATCTGGCCAGGTAAGTTTTGACGATTTTTCAGGCGGATTAAAAATGTCTGTACGGGATTTGATGACTTTAGATGAGGCGCGTTCCCGTTATGCGAAATCTTTGGCCATTAGCTTGTCCGAGGAGCAGATTAGCCCAAGTTTTATTAAGAAACTGAAAGAAATGTTAGAACCTGTTAGTGGCGGCACTTTACCAATTAACGTATATTATCAAAGTGCAAAAGGCCGTGCGTTATTGCGTTTAGGGATTCAATGGTCGATTACACCAACGGATGAGATTCTAACAGAATTGGTGAATTTGCTCGGTGAAAATGCGGTAGAGCTAGAATTCGGTTAATATTCCAGTAAGAGTGCGGTCAAAAAAATCAGTGTTTTTTAACCGCACTTTAGGCGATATAAACAAAGCGAGAGATAAAATGGAAAAAATCATTATTGATGCAGACAGATTTTTACGCACCATTTCACGTATTTCCCATGAAATTATTGAAAAGCACCAAGATTTCAATAATGTGATTTTAGTTGGGGTAAAACGTCGTGGAGCAGAAATTGCAGAATTGATTCAACGTCGCATTGAAGAATTGAATGGTGTAAGTCTTCCAATGATGGAATTGGATATCACGTTTTACCGTGATGACTTAGAGTATGTTGAACCTGAAAATCCAACTCCTGTGTATAGTGGTGCCTCCAGTTATATGAATATTCAGGGTAAAGAAGTCATTTTAATCGATGATGTACTATTCACTGGAAGAACCATTCGTGCTGCAATGGATGCGTTAACGGATTTTGGTCGAGCAGCTAAAATTGAATTGGTGATTTTAGTGGATCGCGGACATCGTGAATTGCCGATTCGGGCAGACTATGTAGGTAAAAATGTGCCGACTTCCCGTGATGAACAAGTTCAGGTGCGTACATTAAAATATGATGGTTGTTATGAAGTGGCATTATTGCCTAAATAACGATCAGCCTATTGTGAACCTTTGATAAAATTGATAATCTAACGAGCATTATCCTATTATTTTTTAAGACAACTAAAATGAAAAAATCAATGTTAAAATCTCTTTTATTTGCCATGATCGGTCTGTTTACTTTTTCTCAAGTACAAGCAGAAGAACGCGTTGTGGCGACCGTAAATGGTACACCAATTTTACAAAGCCAAGTGAATGCTGTGATGGGTAAAAAAGGTAGCCAACGTGCAGCATTAGATAAGATTATTGATGATATGCTGACAGAGAAAGCGATCAAAGAATCAGGTGTAAAAGTAAACCAAGCGGAAGTAAACCGTATCGTAGAAGATATTGCAGCGAAAAACGGTTTAACTTATGGTCAATTCTTAGATGCGCTCGATTATCAAGGCATTTCCTTAAATGCATTTAAGCAACAAATTTCTCGCCAAATGTTAATGGCGGGTGTGCGTAACCATGCTATTCAAAATAGCGTAGATGTGACTCGCGAGCAAGTGGATGCATTGGGTAAACAAATGCTTGATGAAGCAAAAGCAAAAGGCACGGCGCAAAAAGTGATGGGCAAAGAGTATGAAGTTCGTCATATTTTATTAAAATTAAACCCATTGCTGAATGATGCGCAAGCAAAAGCAGAATTAGAGCGTATTCGTAGTGAGATTATTTCTGGCAAAATGACATTTGCTGATGCCGCATTAAAATATTCTAAAGATTATTTATCAGGCGCGAATGGCGGTAGCTTAGGTTATGCCTTCCCAGAAGCTTATGTGGGCCCATTTGCAAAAATGGTTGAAACAACCCCACAAGGTACCATTTCTGCACCGTTTAAATCTGAATTTGGTTGGCATATTCTCGAAGTAACTGGCAGTCGTGATGGCGATAAAACAGAAGATGCCTATCGTCAAAAAGCTTATGAACAAATTGTTAATAGCCAATTACAAGATGCAACCAAAGACTGGGTGAAAGCATTACGTAAAAATGCTGATATTCAATATTTCGATAAATAACAGAAACCGTTAGAATAAGGGGGCATTTTGCCCCTTTTGTCGTTTTTATAAAATGAGTGACGCATGAAAAAATTTTTTGTCTTTTTACTGATTCTTCTGCTTATTCTTAGCGGTGTTGGTTTTTTGGGTTATCAAAAACTAACGGAGTTTGTTCATACGCCGGTGAATGTCACGCAAGATCAATTGCTGACAATTGAGCGAGGAACCACAGGCAGTAAACTTGCCGCTTTATTAGAGCAAGAAAAAATTCTTGAACATGCCGATTTATTACCTTGGTTATTGAAATTACAACCTCAGCTAAACAAGGTGAAAGCGGGGACTTATTCTTTAACGGGTGTGAAAACGTTACAAGATTTATTAGATATTATTAATTCCGGCAAGGAAGCGCAATTTAGTGTGAAGTTTATTGAAGGTAAAACGTTCAAAGAATCGCGTAAAAAACTTGAAAATGCACCGCACTTAAAACAAACCTTGCAAGGTAAAAGTGATAAAGAAATTATGGCGTTATTGGATATTCCAGCCGTTGCAAAAGCCGTTTACGAATGGAATAACATGGATGGCTGGTTGTATCCAGATACCTATAATTACACCCCAAATTCGACTGATCTTGAATTATTAAAACGTTCAACTACTCGTCTACAAAAAGCCTTGGATAAAGCATGGGGTGAACGCGATGAAAATCTCCCATTAGCGGATCCTTATCAAATGTTGATTTTGGCTTCTATTGTGGAGAAAGAAACGGGGATTGCGGCGGAGCGCCCACAAGTGGCTTCCGTATTTATTAATCGTTTAAAAGCCAATATGAAACTACAAACTGACCCAACCGTGATTTATGGAATGGGTGAGAGTTATACCGGAAATATTCGTAAGAAAGATTTAGAAACGATAACCCCGTACAATACCTATATGATTGAGGGGCTACCACCAACACCGATTGCAATGGTGAGTGAAAGTGCTTTACAGGCTGTGGCTCATCCAGCTAAAACGGACTTTTATTATTTTGTTGCCGATGGAAGTGGCGGCCATAAATTTACTCGTAATCTGAACGAGCATAATAAAGCAGTGCAAGAATATTTACGTTGGTATCGTAGCCAACAAAAAGGAGCCAACTAATGCAAGGCAAATTTATCGTGATTGAAGGGCTGGAAGGTGCGGGTAAAAGTACTGCCGTGCAAACGGTGGTGGACACATTAAAATCCCTCGGTGTAAGCGATATCGTATTTACTCGTGAGCCAGGTGGTACCCCGTTAGCTGAGAAATTGCGCCATTTAATCAAACATGAAACGGAAGAACCTGTTACCGATAAAGCGGAATTGTTGATGCTTTATGCGGCACGAATTCAATTGGTAGAAAATGTGATTAAGCCAGCATTGGCAGAAGGTAAAATTGTGCTTGGCGATCGACATGATATGTCTTCACAGGCTTATCAAGGCGGTGGGCGTCAGTTTGACCAAACACTTATGGCGAATTTAAAAAATATGGTATTAGGCAATTTTGAGCCTGATTTTGTACTGTATTTAGACATTGATCCTGCAGAGGGGCTTGCTCGTGCTAGAGGTCGTGGTGAATTAGATCGCATTGAACAGCAAGGGCTCGATTTCTTCCATCGTACCCGACAGCGTTATTTGGAATTGGTGCAGAACAACCCGAAAGCTGCCATTATTAATGCGGGTCGGCCTTTAGAACAAGTACAAGCAGACATTCAAAGTGCGGTCAAAAATTGGTGGGTTTCACAATAAAAATGAGTGAACTTTATCCTTGGTTAGTGCCTACTTATCACAAAATTAGCCAAACTTTTAGCGAAGGTTTGGGGCATCATGCATTATTGATTAAAGCTGATCAAGGTCTCGGTGCTGAAGGTTTGTTTGAGGCTTTAACAAAACGCATTATGTGTCAAACGCCAGATAATGTACCTTGTGGCCATTGTCATGCTTGCCATTTAATGGCAGCGCACAGTCACCCTGATTTTCATGTTTTAGCCTCTCAAGAAGGCAAAGATATTGGTGTTGATCAGGTAAGGGCAATTAATGAGGTTGTCAGCCAACACGCGCAACAAAACGGCAATAAATTAGTATATATTCAAGATGCAGAACGTCTTACGGAAGCGGCAGCTAATGCATTGCTCAAAACCTTGGAAGAGCCACGTCCGAACACGTATTTCTTATTGCAAACAGAACCTTCCTCTTCGTTGTTAGCGACTATTTACAGCCGTTGCCAAGTGTGGAATGTGCCTTTGCCAACGGAAGCAGAAGCCTTAACTTGGCTTTCTTCTCAATTTCAGGCAGAAACATCCGAATTATTGACCGCACTTGCGATGAATTTGGGTCGTCCACTGTTAGCATTGGAAACACTTCAACAAGGATTAATTGAACAACGGAAGAATTTCCTACGTCAATTTTGGCTGTTTTATCGTCGTCGTTCGCCTTTGGAAATTTTGCCTTTCTTTGAAAAAGAACGCACCGTACAGCAAGTAGATTGGATCTTAGCGTTTTTAAGCGATGCCATTAAATACAAACTCGAAATACAAAGTGGCTGGCAAACACTTGATCTTAAAACAGGTGTAACTCAATTTGCAGACGAGCAAACAGCGCTTGGGTTATTAACCGCAAATAAAATTATGCAAAAAGTACGCTCGGATTTACTCACTATCAACGGCATTAACACAGAATTAATGTTATTAGATGGTTTGACAAAGTTAATTACCGACGTATTTAAGGACTAAATAAATTATGTTTATCGTAGATTCCCATTGCCATTTAGATGCATTGGATTATGAAAATTTACACAAAGATATTGCTGATGTAGTGGCTAAAGCCAATGCACGAGATGTGAAGCATTTATTGGCGATTGGCGTAACATTAAGCCGTTTTGAAAAAGCTTACCCTGAGTTAGCAAAATTTCCGAATGTGTCTTTAGCTTGCGGCGTGCATCCATTAGATCTTGAAGAAGAACCTTACGATGCCGAGCGTTTATTATGTTTATCCCAAGATAAAAAAGTGATCGCAATTGGCGAAATTGGTTTGGATTATTATTACAGTGCAGATAATAAGGCATTGCAGCAAACGGTTTTTGCCGATCAAATCAGAATTGCTAATGAAGTGGATAAACCCGTAATTATTCATACGCGTTCAGCGCCAGAAGATACTATTGCCATGTTGAGTGAGCACCATGCAGAAAAGTGCGGTGGATTAATTCATTGTTTTACGGAAACCTTGGATTTTGCGAAAAAGGCACTTGATTTAGGGTTTTATATTTCTTGTTCGGGTATTATTACCTTTAAAAATGCGGAAAGTATTCGAGAAGCCATTCGTTATGTACCAGCAGATCGTTTGTTAGTTGAAACGGATTCGCCTTACTTAGCACCCGTGCCTTATCGTGGCAAAGAGAACCAGCCTGCCTATACGCGAGAGGTGTGTGAATATGTGGCAGCGTTAAAAGGGCTGTCTATGGAAGAATTTGCACAAATTAGTACACAAAACTTCGAGCGTTTATTTAAAATTAATGTACAATAAATCATCGATTTAAATGAGAGAGTGTTATGCGTAAGTTTTTTAAATACTTTTTATTTTTAGTGGTCTTTGTTTTTCACGGCTTTATGTTTGCTGTGGTGGACTACGTTTTCCCACACTATGATGTAACGCGAGTAACGGGTGTGGAAGTGAAACGTGTGGATAAAGATGGTCCGATTACAAAATCGAATCCGGCTGATGGTCCAACGCGCGATGTGTATTTTATCAATACACAAAATGATGATGGCAAAATCATGGTGTATCGTAATGAAGATACCCGTTGGGGTTTTCCATTCTATTTCAAATTTGGTTCAGCGAACTTACAGGCTCAAGTTCAAGCCTTGGGTAATGAAAACAAATTAGTACAAATCAAGTATTACGGTTGGCGGATGACGATGTTCGATGAATATCGCAATGCCGTTGCGGTGAAAGAAATCAGTGGCGATGTGACACCAAGCCATCCGATTTTATCTTGGGTATTCTATGCTTTCTTATTAGTTACTCTTTTCCTTTCTATCCAATTTGTACGTGGCTGGTTCGACAGCGAAAATTAGCGTTTCTCAAATATGGGGCGTCATAGAACGCCCTCACAATTTAATAATAACATTCCTAACCTAAAAACCAGCGGTAAATTGACCGCACTTTAAAACCAATAAAGAGAACATTATGAGTTTATCTGCAGCGATTTTTATTTTAATCGTATTAATTATTGTCAGTGCAATCTTGTCATCAGCTGAGATTTCTCTCGCGGGTGCAAGACGCATTAAACTACAAACGTTGGCCAATGAAGGCAATATCAAAGCGGAGAAAGTTTTAAAATTACAGGAACAGCCAGGGCGTTTCATTACTGTAGTACAAATTGGACTTAATATGGTTGCCGTACTTGGTGGTGTGATTGGTGAAGCAACCATTAGTCTTCACTTACAGAGTTTTTTACATGAATACACCACGGCTGAATGGGTTGAGCCAGCCTCCTCTTGGATTGCCTTTTTCATGGTAACCATAACATTTGTTTTATTAGCCGATTTAATTCCGAAACGTCTTGCATTGATTAATCCTGAAGGTGTTGCGTTACGGACTATTGGCATTATGCAAGCCTTTATTTTCTTCTTAAAACCTATTGTATGGTTTTTTGATGGTCTTTCTAATATCTTCTTCCGTTTAATGGGTGTACCTACTAAACGTGAAGATAACATGACGCCAGAAGACATTGTGGCGATCGTAGAAGCGGGAGCCGAAGCGGGGGTGTTAAAAACACAAGAGCATTATTTGATTGAAAATATCTTTGAAATGCAAGAACGCACCGTGTCTTCAACCATGACGACTCGTGAAAATATCGTATTTTTAGACCGCACTTTCACCCGTCAGGAAGTGTTGAATACCTTATCGGCAGACTCTCATTCTAAATTAGTGATCTGTGATAATGGTTTGGATAAGATTTTAGGTTATGTGGAATCACATACCTTATTAACACTCTATCTTCAACAAGAAGTGGTAGATTTAACGGATAGCCGTTTATTGCGTAAAGCGTTATTTATTCCTGATACGTTGTCGTTATACGAAGTATTGGAATTGTTTAAATCCACGGGTGAAGATTTTGCCATTATCGTCAATGAATATGCACTTGTAATGGGCTTAATTACTTTGAACGATGTGATGAGTATTGTGATGGGTGAATTGGTTTCTAACGAAGAAGAACAAATAGTTAGCCGTGATGAAAACTCTTGGTTGATTGATGGGGCAACGCCACTTGAAGATGTGATGCGTGCTTTAGATATTGAATCTTTCCCAGATGAAGAAAACTATGAAACCATCAGTGGTTTTATGATGTATATGCTACGCAAAATCCCGAAAAAAACCGATTTTGTGTTATACGATAAATATAAATTTGAAGTCATTGATACCGAAAACTTCAAAATTGATCAAATTTTAGTTTCTATTGTCAAAGACAGCGGAGTGAGCAAAGAATCAGCGTAGTGCTAGGCGTTTCCTTGCTTAATCCCCCATTCTAAGTATAATTAACGGCGGTTTTAACCGCCTATAAATAAGGAAAATTTAATGTTTAAAAAAATCTTGGTATTCTTTGTGGCAGTAATGCTTGCAGGTTGTTCTTCGATTTCAGATATGACCTCTTACATTCCGTTTATGGGTAAAGACAAAAAGGTCATTGATTTAGATAAAGATAAAATCGACCAAAAATCTTACGCGGCAGCTTATGAAGCCACAGTGGCAACCTATAAAGATCGTGTAACGAAAAATTTCTTTGTGGATAATTTTGCAAGTGGTGCAAATGACTGGTATCTCGGTCGTATTGTGGTGCCAATCAAACAAATTCAAGATAAACTCTACACAGGTGGTCATGACTCTGATGTGTATGCTTACTACAGTGGTGTGTTGCATGCAGAGGCATTACAAACCAACTTCAGCCGCTTAAGCGCGAATTGTTGGCAAAAAGTGGATTCACCAAGTGTGACACAAGGGATCTACGATGCAATGCGTGATTTGCAAAAAGGCAAAGAGCGCGGTGAAAATGACACTTACATTTCCCAAGGTAGCGAAATGCTACTCAAAGCCTGTACCGGCCAATAATCAATTTGAGCTGTTGATGAGCGATCTCATCAGCAGCTTTTCTTTTTTTAAATCATCAATGTGAAGGAGCAAGAATGTTAGAACTTTCGGAAAGCAACATTCATTTAAATGCTACGGCAACAAATAAGCTGCAAGCTATTGAAATGGCTGCAAGTGCGTTAGAGCAAGCTGGCAATGTTGAACAAGGCTATTTGCAAGGGATGCTTGGACGTGAACAACAAACCTCCACTTTTTTAGGCAATGGGATTGCAATTCCACACGGTACATTAGAAACCCGTTCGATGGTGAAAAAAACTGGTGTGCAAGTTTTCCAATTTCCACAAGGTATTGAGTGGGGAGAAGGCAATATTGCTTATGTTGTGATTGGTATTGCTGCCCGTTCTGATGAGCATCTTGCTTTACTTCGTCAATTAACGCATGTTTTAGGTGATGAAGACACTGCGGCACAGTTAGCGACATTAGCAGATGTTGAAAAATTCCGTGCTATTTTGTTAGGTGAAAGCGATGCTTTTAGCATGACTGAAGAAACATTAAGTTTAGATATTGAAACCCAAAGTTTGCTCACCCTTACTGCTATCAATGCAGGCAAATTACAACAGCAAAGTGCGGTTGAAAATAGCTTTGTTTCTGAAGTAGTCTCCAATTCTGCTCTGCCACTTGGCAAAGGGTTATGGGTAACCGATG encodes:
- a CDS encoding phosphoribosyltransferase, giving the protein MNNIDAQKALERSYVSSLENKEYDEAVKLAETLCLLDPNNPEYPHKIAYVYLQQLKWEEAIEAELKTLKLDAQYIPALDLLAHAYGAVDNWERSGFYGSLALELKDKAIPVPTQEMLPAPAPKNGKRIIAFSLFGNNSKYIEPAVLNTQVSPMLFPGWVCRFYVDDSVSTGAIQRLKNNGAEVVYVTSPVNKWPGAMWRFLAINDPEAEYVIFRDADSVVSHRESEAVAEWIENGRSFHTMRDSGSHTALILAGMWGAKAGAVPDMEVRIQRFVDKGYDSRHFADQDFLAEELWGYIRQDVFAHDRVFNFCDAKPFPGEFYPNYQIAHCEGASVFDAKTSFEEGCKVRWTLYSKISPMVNVDYSFIRVPEFKVCSYETTVENGRFEASIPRRYGFAFKEGLARIDIKKA
- the pyrR gene encoding bifunctional pyr operon transcriptional regulator/uracil phosphoribosyltransferase PyrR, with the translated sequence MEKIIIDADRFLRTISRISHEIIEKHQDFNNVILVGVKRRGAEIAELIQRRIEELNGVSLPMMELDITFYRDDLEYVEPENPTPVYSGASSYMNIQGKEVILIDDVLFTGRTIRAAMDALTDFGRAAKIELVILVDRGHRELPIRADYVGKNVPTSRDEQVQVRTLKYDGCYEVALLPK
- the dnaE gene encoding DNA polymerase III subunit alpha — protein: MSTQPRFVHLRTHTDFSMIDGIVKVKPLVKACAANNMVALALTDFTNFCGVVRFYGETLSSGIKPIIGADVHVKSELCGEELFTLTLLAKNNEGYKNITLLLSKAYQRGYVDLPYIDQEWLIEHREGVIVLSGGTQGDIAKKLLKENSSEAESAVSFYQEFFPDHFYLSLSRTGRPDEERYIQAALKLAEAHDLPLVATNDVVFLEPDDFEAHEIRVAIHDGYTLDDPKRPKRYTEQQYFRSEEEMCDLFADIPSALENTVLIAQRCNVTLRLGQYFLPQFPTGELSTEDYLVMKSKEGLEERLAFLFPDEKVRAERRPEYDERLQVELDVINQMGFPGYFLIVMEFIQWSKDNDIPVGPGRGSGAGSLVAYALKITDLDPLEFDLLFERFLNPERVSMPDFDVDFCMDGRDRVIDHVAETYGRGAVSQIITFGTMAAKAVIRDVGRVLGYPYGFVDRISKMIPPDPGMTLAKAFEAEPQLQVAYDSDEEVKALIDMARKLEGVTRNAGKHAGGVVISPSLITDFAPLYCDNEGLHPVTHFDKNDVEYAGLVKFDFLGLRTLTIIKWALDMINARLTREGKPLVDIAAIPLDDPESFELLKRSETTAVFQLESRGMKDLIKRLQPDCFEDIIALVALFRPGPLQSGMVDNFIDRKHGREEVSYPDANYQHESLKPILEPTYGIILYQEQVMQIAQVLAGYTLGGADLLRRAMGKKKPEEMAKQRSVFKEGAEKNGVDGELSMKIFDLVEKFAGYGFNKSHSAAYALVSYQTLWLKTHFPAEFMASVMTSEMDNTDKIVGLYDECLRMGLKVTPPDINVGKHHFSVNENGEIVYGIGAIKGVGEGPIDALITARNEGGIFRDLFDLCARVDLKKINRRTFESLIMSGAFDKLGPHRAALSKNLEDALKASDQHAKDEAMGQTDMFGVLTETHEEVENAYAHTPPYTEKQILDGERETLGLYLSSHPVSRYLKELSHYSSTRLKDLTPNRRGQISTAAGLLVSTRFATTKKGNRIGIATIDDRSGRLDLTLFGESLDQFGEKLQKDTVVVVSGQVSFDDFSGGLKMSVRDLMTLDEARSRYAKSLAISLSEEQISPSFIKKLKEMLEPVSGGTLPINVYYQSAKGRALLRLGIQWSITPTDEILTELVNLLGENAVELEFG
- the tmk gene encoding dTMP kinase, with the protein product MQGKFIVIEGLEGAGKSTAVQTVVDTLKSLGVSDIVFTREPGGTPLAEKLRHLIKHETEEPVTDKAELLMLYAARIQLVENVIKPALAEGKIVLGDRHDMSSQAYQGGGRQFDQTLMANLKNMVLGNFEPDFVLYLDIDPAEGLARARGRGELDRIEQQGLDFFHRTRQRYLELVQNNPKAAIINAGRPLEQVQADIQSAVKNWWVSQ
- the mltG gene encoding endolytic transglycosylase MltG produces the protein MKKFFVFLLILLLILSGVGFLGYQKLTEFVHTPVNVTQDQLLTIERGTTGSKLAALLEQEKILEHADLLPWLLKLQPQLNKVKAGTYSLTGVKTLQDLLDIINSGKEAQFSVKFIEGKTFKESRKKLENAPHLKQTLQGKSDKEIMALLDIPAVAKAVYEWNNMDGWLYPDTYNYTPNSTDLELLKRSTTRLQKALDKAWGERDENLPLADPYQMLILASIVEKETGIAAERPQVASVFINRLKANMKLQTDPTVIYGMGESYTGNIRKKDLETITPYNTYMIEGLPPTPIAMVSESALQAVAHPAKTDFYYFVADGSGGHKFTRNLNEHNKAVQEYLRWYRSQQKGAN
- a CDS encoding peptidylprolyl isomerase encodes the protein MKKSMLKSLLFAMIGLFTFSQVQAEERVVATVNGTPILQSQVNAVMGKKGSQRAALDKIIDDMLTEKAIKESGVKVNQAEVNRIVEDIAAKNGLTYGQFLDALDYQGISLNAFKQQISRQMLMAGVRNHAIQNSVDVTREQVDALGKQMLDEAKAKGTAQKVMGKEYEVRHILLKLNPLLNDAQAKAELERIRSEIISGKMTFADAALKYSKDYLSGANGGSLGYAFPEAYVGPFAKMVETTPQGTISAPFKSEFGWHILEVTGSRDGDKTEDAYRQKAYEQIVNSQLQDATKDWVKALRKNADIQYFDK